The sequence CATAAGTTGATTCTGCAGTACAGACATCTAGTCTGGTCAAAGAGAAATACAcaagaaatccttttttattataaagaTTTGGTTTTAAGTTTCTATGAGGcttaaaaagatgattttacTTGGATATGATAAGAACAAAATACTTAAATTCAACTTTTACTGAATTCAAATAAGAGTATGGTAAACATTGTTAAAATtaatttctgcaaaaaataaGTCACATgataaaattaacatttaacaCTAATGTAGTCtgattaataaaacaatttaaaaatagtttatagTTATTATAtaacaatttttttacattctcaaAAGAGGGTAGGTACTTGTACACAGTTATATTTAGTATAAAAACTTATGagaagtaaataaacaaaaaaaagtatttttattaacCATTTTGGGGTACTCTACAAACCCACAAAGTTACTAcagttattatatattttacaacCTGTAAGGAAGTTATAAAATATGTCCGTTAAACTAGCTAAAGCTATTGTGTAATTCTTGAGAACTTCATCTTgtagaattttgttttattttttgagagaTTGAATACATACGGAGCCtgttaccgccctaacccctaacttttaaaaaaaactatacagtgcAGCATTATATAATGCCTTGAATTTTAAAAGCTATTCAGACAccgtgctatcctaggcactttaacattgggagttgggtcatctagacccactagaccagttcttctcaaatagtggggctaGGCGGCGCGAAGCGATGTCAGGGGGGGGCGCGCGGTGATGGTGGTTTAtgcacaggtaatacgggcaatcgtccggtgcgcaaatttaacatgggggcggtggtgacagcggctcagtgcttggaaaaatatctggtccactattcggttcctgttgtctgttatatcacagagtttgtaacagcctgaaacctttgaattcccgtccctgcagctgctcctatCTCGTGTCACACGGGGCTGCAtgagtgagaacgaaaggggaggggtggggtGTGACTTTGTGATGATTATTTAtaagtccactgtcttctgaagataaacacaaaacattttaaaaacatttaaatacatttttctgcaaaaattacagacgcaatgcattgttgTCTATATTTCCCGATCTAATGAGCGTCGAGGCACAccggtttttcgcagagacatCTGGGAAATTTCTGCGGGGCACTCAATTTGGGAATTGTAGGTTCAGACAGCACTTCAAAATGGTAAGATGCACTATATAACGGTTAGGGTGGGATTTCGGACATAGGCTCTGTCAAAAACCAGTGTGCTCACTACGTAAATCGGTaccatagaccacaatgcattgcgtcaaagcaatttttaccccaaataaagtatattttaaacaaaccatcaaagtttttatcttcagaacacagtggattcataaatacgATGGAGTtttcagtttacaaaaaaaaaaaattaaaattacgaTTTTTAATTCGTAAATTTCagagaaagaaagtcataactgttaaattacgagattttaagacGTTATGAGATTTTATCTCGTTAATTTATGagttttatctcataaattcacaacttaaaatctcgtaaatttttgagtttttttctcgtaaatctaCAAGAAAAAGTCATagtaaaaaacaagtaaaaacacataagttttctgtttatcggagcctagcttgaagacgAAATATGTGGAgacttttgtgaagctttatttccagataagtttcaaaaacaaacaaattttgAGCCTTTTGACGacttaaaatcacatttttgttaGTGTAGCCAGCCTTccagggttcggtgtcggtaaagcggagttaactaaggagctcagagactcgtttgggtgtagaggaccgctactttattttccttttcaatcacaaacccagaagtccatttgtcaccttacgtcatgaacctgtcatgcgcAGAACACCAATGTTTAAacgaaatgtcccgtttcaacataaaacaacaaagatgaatgaaaatagtctgttaaaTTAGCATAAGcatgttgaaaatgccaaaaaagtgcaCACAGacctctaaacatcctccgtgtcttcaatgcattGTAATGAAAtatacacagacagaaatgtgaaagtatctgctgtaaatccaagaaTGACTTATCAGATGAAttattatttcgtgggaacattttttttttttacccatgtcaggtcacgggctccgtacagTACCTGTTGTGTCTCAGCCGGACTATAAGGACTCCATGCCTGGATCACTACTCCTCTCTGAGTCAGTCACGCGACACGTTACTTACTACGCGACAGGACATTCGCCGACGCGGCTGGAATGATCTACGGCTAAGACTCGTCCAAATTCACAGCCGTTAACATCCAGACAACCCGCGCGACGAATGACCCGGCCAACGTCGACCGTGAAGGCCGCGGCCACTGAAAGACGCAGCCCCCGAATTCGGACACACCCTCCATTTTCATCTCAATACAGattatatttacatattttgaCTAAGTGTAAGCGTggctcgttggtctaggggtatgattctcgctttgggtgcgagaggtcccgggttcaaatcccggacgagcccaaAGGTTTTTATTGTCCACTGcccaaagctttttattttccactaagaaaaacatttttatccaaGTGGTTGGAgtggatattttttattttatttatttatttatttttttaactttttaccaTTTCTAAGTTAGTCATCTCCTTCGACCAGCCCTCCACCGGCCTAACAGCAAACACAGGAACAAAGACGGAGGCTTGGCTCAGCTTCCCCAGCTGTTGTTGGGCGAGTCCTGGGCGGTGACAGACGTCTCTGTTCCGCCCCCAGCCGCGGCGGACTCTCAACAGGCGGCAGACGCGACAGTTCATTTACAGTTCTTGACTGCAGGCAGACTGAGCCACTTGGAAAAACCTGATCTGAACGAGAACTAGAAGCATTTCACTCAAGTAAGTataacatttgatttatttgaacATGACTCCTCTTCTTCTGTCAGTGGTAAACTTCTTTTTATACTGTAACTTTTTACTATTAAAAGGACATGTTATTATCCAAGAAAATAATGAGTTTTCTTATCTTGATGTGAAATGGTTGCATTCACAagaattaaaatatcaaaaattcCTCTAATTCATTTTTTCTCCTTAGAGtagaaataaatacagctgtCATTCCTGGGTAAAGTTTGACCAAAGGACAATCTTTTCATGTTTCTTCCCAGCCGGGCCCGTGGGACCGTCTGGGAccttctgcagctcctctgtGGCTCTCAGCAGGAACATCGCCGTCGTCCATCTGGACCATGGTTCTGTGTGAGGACAGCGACTGCACCGTCTGCTTCTTCCCTTACTCCCGCATGGACAGGATCCCCCGGGTGCTTCACTGCAGACATACCTTCTGTGAACTGTGTCTGGAGGCCATGCAGCAGGTCAGGAGCAGCTACCTGGCGCTGGCCTGCCCGCTGTGCCGCAGGGTCACCTGCATTGACCGAGGCCTCAGCCTGCAGGAAGCTCTGTGGGTGGACAGCAGGCAGTGGGAGCAGATCGCAGAGGCAGGAGAGGAGGACGACACACTCAAACTGGAAGGAGAGGAGCTGGAGACCAAGCAGCGCCTCTCATTACAGATGGAATGGTGAGTTCTGCAGGGGAACAGCACGTCCAACACACAGGTCAGCTTTTTAGTGATGCTGTGCCTCCGCTCTGCTGACAGTGGATGACATCATCAAAGATAAATACTGGCGCTTTTCTTCCAAAACACCATATAGAAAAATTGATTTCCTCTTTCTAGTATTGTTGTGTGTTGACTCTGTTCATAGAAGGTGAGATCATCCAAGGTAAATACTggtgcttttttcccccaaagcaCCGTAAACTGACTGTGAAGAGGAAGCTGAGCTTCCTCTGCAGGCCTGGGTTTAAAATTCCAGCCATGCCAGCGCCTTTTGCACGTCAGTGACAGCCTCACACTTGTCCTCAAAGCTCCCCGTTAACATCCCAGTTCTGCATTTCATTCAAATCTCTGACTCTGTCTTCCTCTCCAGTGTTTCTCCCAGGCTGAGGAGGAAGAAGCTCCGGCTGCCCACGTTTTTCAGGAAGTTCAGCTTAACGAAGCGGCATCAGGAAAGCATCGTTCCCGGCAGCAATGTGTAAGCTCTCACGCACAGGCCTACACGCAGGAGAACAGGATCGGCTGTCAGACTGCACtaactttttctctgttttactttgaagggaAATGAAGTCATGGCGCCGACTCTCTGCTGATTTTTAGGACGGGCGAACCAGGTTTCTCCAGAGAAAAAGAAGTCCGTTGACGGACTGAGAATACATCTGTGCTCCTGTCAAGACCTGGCTTTGTCTTCAGGTGAAGGGTCTCTGTGTCCCCGTTAGTTCTCCCAGCTGGTGCTGTGGGATTGAGTTCAGTTGTCCCAGAGGGGCCGACACCCCAACGGAGACCCCCTCAGAACAGATGGCCACGGCCCAACACTCATATGATTTCCTTTATTTATGTGCAGATCTataaggacttttttttattgcattcatTTTCACTTCTCGACTGTCGTCTGACAGAATCCTGAACTGAAAGCAGAGACACTCGCCCGCTTGTTGCTGTGCATCAACGCCAAGTGTTTTcctgctgaaataaaaaagtgaagcCAGCATTTCTACTATGATCATGCGAATATTACTTCTGTGGGCACAAAAACCT comes from Oryzias latipes chromosome 4, ASM223467v1 and encodes:
- the LOC111947333 gene encoding uncharacterized protein LOC111947333; the protein is MVLCEDSDCTVCFFPYSRMDRIPRVLHCRHTFCELCLEAMQQVRSSYLALACPLCRRVTCIDRGLSLQEALWVDSRQWEQIAEAGEEDDTLKLEGEELETKQRLSLQMECVSPRLRRKKLRLPTFFRKFSLTKRHQESIVPGSNVEMKSWRRLSADF